In a single window of the Allobranchiibius huperziae genome:
- the nuoF gene encoding NADH-quinone oxidoreductase subunit NuoF gives MSTPLTPILTRFWDEPQSWTMDTYLRYEGYQALDKALTMTQEELVDATKSSGLRGRGGAGFPTGMKWGFLPKPDGGPRYLVVNADESEPGTCKDTPLMLAAPHFLIEGVAITSFAIGCHHAFIYLRGELVHVYRRLLKAVEEAYAAGHLGKDIHGTGYDLDVTVHAGAGAYICGEETALLDSLEGRRGQPRLKPPFPAVEGLYARPTVVNNVESIASVPSIVLHGADWFSAMGTDKSKGYGIFSLSGHVTRPGQYEAPLGITLRELLDMAGGMRNGAKLKFWTPGGSSTPIFTDEHLDVPLDFESVAAAGSMLGTRALQIFDESVSVVRAVSRWIDFYAHESCGKCTPCREGTFWLKQILTRLEHGQGTTEDIDKLVDICDNILGRSFCALGDGATSPVTSAVHYFREEFEAGTHTPWWEAFPPERSVLFDVPAREIKEAVSV, from the coding sequence ATGAGCACTCCGCTGACACCGATTCTGACCCGCTTCTGGGATGAGCCCCAGAGCTGGACGATGGACACCTACCTGCGCTACGAGGGCTACCAGGCGCTCGACAAGGCCCTGACGATGACCCAGGAGGAGCTGGTCGACGCGACCAAGTCCTCCGGTCTGCGCGGCCGCGGCGGCGCGGGCTTCCCGACCGGCATGAAGTGGGGCTTCCTGCCCAAGCCGGACGGCGGACCCCGCTACCTCGTGGTCAACGCCGACGAGTCAGAGCCGGGCACCTGCAAGGACACCCCGCTGATGCTCGCGGCGCCGCACTTCCTCATCGAGGGTGTCGCGATCACGTCGTTCGCGATCGGCTGCCACCACGCGTTCATCTACCTGCGCGGTGAGCTCGTGCACGTCTACCGTCGCCTGCTGAAGGCGGTCGAGGAGGCGTACGCCGCGGGTCACCTGGGCAAGGACATCCACGGCACCGGCTACGACCTGGACGTCACCGTGCACGCCGGCGCCGGCGCGTACATCTGCGGTGAGGAGACCGCGCTGCTGGACTCCCTGGAGGGCCGGCGCGGTCAGCCGCGCCTCAAGCCGCCGTTCCCCGCCGTCGAGGGCCTCTACGCCCGCCCGACCGTGGTCAACAACGTGGAGTCCATCGCCTCGGTGCCCTCGATCGTGCTGCACGGCGCCGACTGGTTCTCCGCGATGGGCACCGACAAGTCCAAGGGCTACGGCATCTTCAGCCTCTCCGGGCACGTCACACGGCCGGGTCAGTACGAGGCGCCGCTCGGCATCACGCTGCGCGAGCTGCTCGACATGGCCGGTGGTATGCGGAACGGCGCGAAGCTGAAGTTCTGGACCCCCGGCGGCTCCTCGACGCCGATCTTCACCGACGAGCACCTCGACGTCCCGCTGGACTTCGAGTCGGTCGCGGCCGCGGGCTCCATGCTGGGCACCCGCGCGCTGCAGATCTTCGACGAGTCGGTGTCGGTGGTCCGCGCCGTCAGCCGGTGGATCGACTTCTACGCGCACGAGTCCTGCGGCAAGTGCACGCCGTGCCGTGAGGGCACCTTCTGGCTGAAGCAGATCCTCACGCGCCTGGAGCACGGGCAGGGCACCACGGAGGACATCGACAAGCTCGTCGACATCTGTGACAACATCCTGGGCCGCAGCTTCTGCGCGCTCGGCGACGGCGCCACCAGCCCGGTGACCTCCGCGGTGCACTACTTCCGCGAGGAGTTCGAAGCCGGCACGCACACCCCCTGGTGGGAGGCCTTCCCGCCGGAGCGCTCCGTCCTGTTCGACGTTCCCGCCCGAGAGATCAAGGAGGCCGTGTCCGTATGA
- the nuoE gene encoding NADH-quinone oxidoreductase subunit NuoE, translated as MTDAHVEAPFHELTPLHASETPYDEETLRALHADADLVVARYPQKRSALLPLLHLIQSVDGYVTGRGVTFCAEKLELTDAEVSGVATFYTQYKRHPNGEYTVGVCTNTLCAVMGGDLIFDTLSEHLGIGHDETTPDGKVTLERVECNAACDYAPVVMANWEFIDNQTPASATQLVDDLRAGKEVRPTRGASKVCSFKHVSRVLAGFNDGLADEGVGAGGPSLEGLRLAKADGFDPYASSGEIRGDSDAESPADAPAPGLAGSTDTPANPADSKAGEKAGPA; from the coding sequence ATGACAGACGCACACGTGGAGGCTCCGTTCCACGAGCTGACGCCGCTGCACGCCAGTGAGACGCCGTACGACGAGGAGACGCTGCGCGCCCTGCACGCCGACGCCGACCTGGTGGTGGCGCGCTACCCGCAGAAGCGCTCGGCGCTGCTGCCGCTGCTGCACCTGATCCAGAGCGTCGACGGCTACGTGACCGGCCGCGGCGTGACGTTCTGCGCCGAGAAGCTGGAGCTGACCGATGCCGAGGTCAGCGGCGTGGCGACGTTCTACACCCAGTACAAGCGCCACCCGAACGGCGAGTACACCGTGGGCGTCTGCACCAACACGCTCTGCGCGGTCATGGGCGGCGACCTGATCTTCGACACGCTGAGCGAGCACCTCGGGATCGGGCACGACGAGACCACCCCGGACGGCAAGGTCACCCTGGAGCGGGTCGAGTGCAACGCCGCGTGCGACTACGCGCCCGTGGTGATGGCCAACTGGGAGTTCATCGACAACCAGACGCCCGCGTCGGCGACGCAGCTGGTCGACGACCTGCGCGCCGGCAAGGAGGTGCGCCCCACCCGGGGAGCCTCGAAGGTGTGCAGCTTCAAGCACGTCTCCAGGGTGCTGGCAGGCTTCAACGACGGACTGGCCGACGAGGGTGTCGGCGCCGGCGGGCCGTCCCTGGAGGGATTGCGCCTCGCCAAGGCCGACGGCTTCGACCCGTACGCGTCCTCCGGTGAGATCCGGGGCGACTCAGATGCCGAGAGCCCCGCCGACGCACCGGCACCGGGCCTGGCAGGCTCCACCGACACCCCAGCGAACCCCGCCGACAGCAAGGCCGGCGAGAAGGCGGGCCCAGCATGA
- a CDS encoding NADH-quinone oxidoreductase subunit D, giving the protein MSTTAQQDAFGATTPDAGVDESTPVLNAVGGDWDDLVDEAAALHEERIVVNMGPQHPSTHGVLRLILELDGETVTEARAGIGYLHTGIEKNMEFRTWTQGVTFCTRMDYLMPTFNETAYCLAIEKALGITDQIPARASVIRVMMMELNRMGSHLVALATGGMEMGATTVMTIGFRERERILQVFEAVTGLRMNNAYVRPGGVAQDVPEGTTDQVREIIPELRRGLGELEALLNENPILKGRTVDVGYLDLTGCMALGITGPILRAAGLPYDLRKAEPYCGYETYEFDIPTRDSCDAYGRLRVRIDEMHQSLRIVEQCIERLDAEPGPVMVADKKIAWPAQLSVGSDGQGNSLDHIREIMGESMESLIHHFKLVTEGFRVPPGQTYAAVESPKGELGAHIVSDGATRPYRAHFRDPSFNNLQAVAVMAEGGSVADVIVAVASIDPVMGGVDR; this is encoded by the coding sequence ATGAGCACCACTGCCCAGCAAGACGCATTCGGAGCCACGACCCCGGACGCCGGCGTCGACGAGAGCACGCCCGTCCTCAACGCCGTCGGCGGCGACTGGGACGACCTGGTCGACGAGGCCGCTGCCCTCCACGAGGAGCGGATCGTCGTCAACATGGGTCCGCAGCACCCCTCCACCCACGGAGTGCTCCGGCTCATCCTCGAACTGGACGGCGAGACCGTCACCGAGGCGCGGGCCGGCATCGGCTACCTGCACACCGGCATCGAGAAGAACATGGAGTTCCGCACCTGGACCCAGGGCGTGACCTTCTGCACGCGCATGGACTACCTCATGCCGACCTTCAACGAGACCGCGTACTGCCTCGCGATCGAGAAGGCGCTCGGCATCACCGACCAGATCCCGGCGCGCGCCAGCGTCATCCGCGTGATGATGATGGAGCTCAACCGGATGGGCTCGCACCTGGTCGCCCTCGCGACCGGCGGTATGGAGATGGGCGCGACCACGGTCATGACCATCGGCTTCCGCGAGCGTGAGCGCATCCTGCAGGTGTTCGAAGCCGTCACCGGGCTGCGGATGAACAACGCGTACGTACGCCCCGGCGGCGTCGCGCAGGACGTGCCCGAGGGCACGACCGACCAGGTGCGCGAGATCATCCCCGAGCTGCGTCGCGGTCTCGGCGAGCTCGAGGCGCTGCTCAACGAGAACCCGATCCTCAAGGGCCGCACCGTCGACGTCGGCTACCTCGACCTCACCGGGTGCATGGCGCTCGGGATCACCGGTCCGATCCTGCGGGCCGCCGGGCTCCCGTACGACCTGCGCAAGGCCGAGCCGTACTGCGGCTACGAGACCTACGAGTTCGACATCCCCACGCGCGACAGCTGCGACGCGTACGGCCGGTTGCGGGTGCGCATCGACGAGATGCACCAGTCGCTGCGGATCGTCGAGCAGTGCATCGAGCGCCTCGACGCTGAACCGGGCCCTGTGATGGTCGCCGACAAGAAGATCGCCTGGCCGGCCCAGCTGTCGGTCGGCTCGGACGGTCAGGGCAACAGCCTCGATCACATCCGCGAGATCATGGGCGAGTCGATGGAGTCGCTCATCCACCACTTCAAGCTGGTGACCGAGGGCTTCCGCGTGCCGCCCGGCCAGACATACGCCGCCGTGGAGAGCCCCAAGGGCGAGCTCGGCGCGCACATCGTCTCCGACGGCGCGACGCGCCCCTACCGGGCGCACTTCCGCGACCCGTCGTTCAACAACCTGCAGGCGGTCGCCGTGATGGCGGAGGGCGGCTCGGTCGCCGACGTCATCGTGGCCGTCGCCTCCATTGACCCTGTGATGGGTGGAGTAGACCGATGA
- a CDS encoding NADH-quinone oxidoreductase subunit C codes for MSDDAKPVAGNPATGPVKEPSGGPVDRTTADQEGAVQPREHHDVGDAGPVVVAQREGMFGSSLGNDTTGYGGLQRPVLFPGNTERPFGGTFDLMADALGSALREADSSYDEAVERTVVSHDELTLFVRREHLPAVARALRDEPRLRFEMCLSVSGVHYPQETGAELHAVYHFLSITNNSRRIRVEVAVADSDAHIPSIVSTYPGADWHERETWDMFGIIFDGHPALTRILMPDDWPGHPQRKDYPLGGIPVEYKGATVPPPDTRRSYR; via the coding sequence ATGAGTGACGACGCGAAGCCGGTCGCCGGCAACCCCGCGACCGGACCGGTGAAGGAGCCGTCCGGCGGCCCCGTCGACCGGACGACGGCCGACCAGGAGGGCGCGGTCCAGCCGCGTGAGCACCATGACGTCGGAGACGCGGGTCCCGTCGTCGTGGCGCAGCGCGAGGGCATGTTCGGCTCCTCCCTCGGCAACGACACCACCGGGTACGGCGGCTTGCAGCGCCCGGTGCTCTTCCCGGGCAACACCGAGCGGCCGTTCGGAGGCACGTTCGACCTGATGGCCGACGCGCTGGGATCGGCGCTGCGAGAGGCCGACTCGTCGTACGACGAGGCCGTCGAGCGCACCGTGGTCTCCCACGACGAGCTGACCCTCTTCGTACGCCGCGAGCACCTGCCCGCGGTCGCCCGCGCCCTGCGCGACGAGCCCCGCCTGCGCTTCGAGATGTGCCTCAGCGTCTCGGGCGTGCACTACCCGCAGGAGACCGGCGCCGAGCTGCACGCCGTTTACCACTTCCTGTCGATCACCAACAACAGCAGGCGGATCCGTGTCGAGGTCGCTGTCGCCGACAGCGACGCGCACATTCCGAGCATCGTCTCGACCTACCCCGGTGCCGACTGGCACGAGCGTGAGACCTGGGACATGTTCGGCATCATCTTCGACGGTCACCCCGCCCTCACCCGGATCCTGATGCCGGACGACTGGCCGGGTCACCCGCAACGCAAGGACTACCCACTGGGCGGCATCCCGGTGGAGTACAAGGGCGCCACCGTGCCGCCCCCGGACACGCGGAGGTCCTACCGATGA
- a CDS encoding NuoB/complex I 20 kDa subunit family protein, translating to MGIEEKLPAGFLLSTVEQVAGYMRKGSVWPATFGLACCAIEMMAVGTPDYDIARFGMERFSATPRQADLMIVAGRVSQKMAPVVRQVYDQMPEPKWVISMGVCASSGGMFNNYAIVQGVDHIIPVDIFLPGCPPRPQMLLNAILELHKQIQGMKFGVNRVAAARAAEAAALEATPTHAMKGLLA from the coding sequence ATGGGTATCGAAGAGAAGCTCCCGGCCGGATTCCTGCTCAGCACGGTCGAGCAGGTGGCGGGCTATATGCGCAAGGGCTCGGTGTGGCCGGCGACCTTCGGCCTCGCCTGCTGCGCGATCGAGATGATGGCGGTCGGCACCCCCGACTACGACATCGCGCGTTTCGGGATGGAGCGTTTCAGCGCCACCCCGCGCCAGGCCGACCTGATGATCGTGGCGGGCCGGGTGAGCCAGAAGATGGCGCCGGTCGTGCGCCAGGTCTACGACCAGATGCCCGAGCCCAAGTGGGTCATCTCGATGGGTGTCTGCGCGAGCTCTGGCGGCATGTTCAACAACTACGCGATCGTGCAGGGTGTGGACCACATCATTCCGGTCGACATCTTCCTGCCGGGCTGTCCGCCCCGCCCGCAGATGCTGCTCAACGCGATCCTGGAGCTGCACAAGCAGATCCAGGGCATGAAGTTCGGTGTCAACCGGGTCGCTGCCGCCCGCGCCGCGGAGGCCGCAGCGCTCGAGGCGACGCCCACGCACGCGATGAAGGGGCTATTGGCGTGA
- a CDS encoding NADH-quinone oxidoreductase subunit A: MNHYSYYPLLIFAALGTGFAVFSVLGAAGLAGPKRYNRAKADAYECGIQPSPHADGGGRVPIKYYLTAMLFIVFDIESVFLYPFAVNFDRMGLFALVEMVLFVITVFVAYAYVWRRGGLEWD; the protein is encoded by the coding sequence ATGAACCACTACTCCTACTACCCGCTGCTGATCTTCGCCGCCCTCGGCACCGGCTTCGCGGTCTTCTCCGTGCTCGGCGCCGCGGGACTCGCGGGACCCAAGCGCTACAACCGCGCCAAGGCCGACGCGTACGAGTGCGGCATCCAGCCGAGCCCGCACGCCGATGGCGGCGGCCGGGTGCCGATCAAGTACTACCTGACCGCGATGCTCTTCATCGTCTTCGACATCGAGAGCGTCTTCCTCTACCCGTTCGCGGTGAACTTCGACCGGATGGGTCTGTTCGCGCTGGTCGAGATGGTGCTCTTCGTGATCACCGTCTTCGTGGCCTACGCGTACGTGTGGCGCCGGGGTGGCTTGGAATGGGATTGA
- a CDS encoding geranylgeranyl reductase family protein: MSQSLSGGALTTSAPETADVIVVGAGPGGSSVAAYLAMAGLDVLLLEKTHFPREKVCGDGLTPRAVRELVSLGIPMPEDDGWIKNKGLRIIGGGMRLQLDWPDNASFPPYGLVRTRQDFDDILARHAVKQGAQLRQGVNVVAPVRGANGHIVGVEAKEMGVDGRATGATMSYRAPLVIAADGNSSRLSLAMGREKREDRPMGVAVRAYYTSPRHDDDYLESWLELWSKDAQGKRVLLPGYGWIFGVGDGTSNVGLGILNTSSAFGKTDYKEVMRQWVATMPEEWTYNEETITGPIKGAALPMGFNRQPHYADGLLLVGDAGGMVNPFNGEGIAYAMESARLAAEVVAQAFARTDDASRERVLLSYPQVMRDALGGYYTLGRMFAKMIGNPDVMRLAVKYGLPRKTMMQFLLKVMANLGDTTGGRIDDRALALLSRMTPAA; this comes from the coding sequence GTGAGCCAGTCACTGTCGGGCGGCGCGCTCACCACGTCCGCTCCGGAAACCGCCGATGTCATCGTCGTCGGCGCCGGTCCGGGTGGATCGTCGGTCGCCGCCTACCTCGCGATGGCCGGGCTCGACGTCCTGCTGCTGGAGAAGACGCACTTCCCGCGGGAGAAGGTCTGCGGCGACGGGCTCACTCCGCGCGCGGTCCGGGAGCTGGTCAGCCTGGGCATCCCGATGCCCGAGGACGACGGCTGGATCAAGAACAAGGGCCTGCGGATCATCGGCGGCGGCATGCGACTGCAGCTGGACTGGCCGGACAACGCCAGCTTCCCGCCGTACGGCCTCGTGCGCACCCGCCAGGACTTCGACGACATCCTGGCCCGGCACGCGGTCAAGCAGGGCGCACAGCTGCGGCAGGGCGTGAACGTCGTGGCGCCGGTCCGTGGCGCGAACGGGCACATCGTCGGGGTCGAGGCCAAGGAGATGGGCGTCGACGGGCGCGCCACGGGAGCCACCATGAGCTACCGCGCTCCGCTGGTCATCGCCGCGGACGGCAACTCCAGCCGCCTCTCGCTGGCGATGGGCCGCGAGAAGCGCGAGGACCGCCCGATGGGCGTGGCCGTCCGCGCGTACTACACCAGCCCCCGGCACGACGACGACTACCTGGAGTCCTGGCTGGAGCTGTGGTCCAAGGACGCGCAGGGCAAGCGCGTGCTGCTGCCCGGTTACGGCTGGATCTTCGGCGTCGGCGACGGCACCTCCAACGTCGGCCTCGGCATTCTCAACACCTCCTCCGCGTTCGGCAAGACCGACTACAAAGAGGTCATGCGGCAGTGGGTCGCCACCATGCCGGAGGAGTGGACCTACAACGAGGAGACCATCACCGGCCCCATCAAGGGCGCCGCGCTGCCGATGGGCTTCAACCGCCAGCCGCACTACGCCGACGGGCTGCTGCTGGTCGGCGACGCCGGCGGGATGGTCAACCCGTTCAACGGTGAGGGCATCGCGTACGCGATGGAATCGGCCCGTCTCGCGGCCGAGGTGGTCGCCCAGGCGTTCGCCCGCACCGACGACGCGAGTCGCGAGCGCGTGCTCCTCAGCTACCCGCAGGTGATGCGCGACGCGCTCGGCGGCTACTACACGCTGGGCCGGATGTTCGCCAAGATGATCGGCAACCCCGACGTCATGCGACTGGCGGTCAAGTACGGCCTGCCGCGCAAGACGATGATGCAGTTCCTGCTGAAGGTGATGGCCAACCTGGGGGACACCACGGGTGGCCGGATCGACGACAGGGCCCTCGCCCTGCTGTCCCGGATGACACCGGCGGCATGA
- a CDS encoding demethylmenaquinone methyltransferase: protein MNRASLDKQPADVARMFDDVAKRYDLTNDVLSLGQDRRWRKVVLASVDPQPGETVLDIAAGTGTSSLPFQNRGAHVVPADFSLGMLRQGVRTYPGLAFAAADAMRLPFADAVFDAVTMSFGLRNVSDPVVALGEFLRVTKPGGRLVVCEFSMPTNPVFRKVYSEYLMQALPKIARRVGSNAESYVYLAESIQSWPDQGGLAGLLQDAGWSSVEWRNSSGGIVAMHRGHKAP from the coding sequence ATGAATCGCGCCAGCTTGGACAAGCAGCCGGCCGACGTCGCCCGGATGTTCGACGACGTCGCCAAGCGCTACGACCTGACCAACGACGTGCTGTCGCTGGGACAGGACCGGCGCTGGCGCAAGGTCGTCCTGGCCTCGGTCGATCCGCAGCCGGGCGAGACCGTGCTCGACATCGCCGCCGGAACGGGCACGAGCAGCCTGCCCTTCCAGAACCGCGGCGCCCACGTCGTGCCGGCCGACTTCTCGCTCGGCATGCTGCGCCAGGGGGTACGCACCTATCCCGGACTCGCGTTCGCCGCCGCGGATGCCATGCGGCTGCCCTTCGCGGACGCCGTCTTCGACGCGGTCACGATGTCCTTCGGCCTGCGCAACGTCTCCGACCCGGTCGTCGCGCTGGGGGAGTTCCTGCGGGTGACCAAGCCGGGCGGGCGCCTGGTCGTGTGCGAGTTCTCCATGCCGACCAACCCGGTCTTCCGCAAGGTCTACTCGGAGTACCTGATGCAGGCGCTGCCCAAGATCGCCCGCCGCGTGGGGTCGAACGCCGAGTCGTACGTCTATCTGGCCGAGTCGATCCAGTCCTGGCCGGACCAGGGGGGACTGGCCGGCCTGTTGCAGGACGCGGGCTGGTCCAGCGTCGAGTGGCGCAACTCCAGCGGCGGCATCGTCGCGATGCACCGCGGGCACAAGGCGCCCTGA
- a CDS encoding lipase family protein — translation MKTRRPTRATLATLVAAAAVAGGAGVSMPSAHASGTDAFYSYDGSAPLSSYAPGTVLKTRTLPYHVAGIPTPVKAVQLLYRTTDAQGRPVANVTSVLEPNVTANPDKVVSYQSFYDSLNPEDSPSRSIAGDVSLGGAINDAEALFIAPELLQGYPVIVADTQGQKADFAAGPEYGTNTLDSIRAVTASSATGVSPSAEVGLLGYSGGAIATNWAAALAPSYAPDVNKNLIGATEGGLLVDPAHNLGYVSGSSIWAGIAPMALIGVARAYNLNLQPYLSAYGASLFTKLQNASIANVLGQYPGLTYRQLVKPQYADPNSIPAFVTAVNKLNLGSRPTPTVPLSISQGEGGWAEGTSGDKPGIGKGDGVMIAGDVRTLARQYCSTGNSSVQWTPYPLTSHIPTAALWAPTALAWLDARFAGLKAPSSCGSIPTGNPLTPQAPTAG, via the coding sequence ATGAAGACCCGCCGTCCGACCCGAGCAACCCTCGCCACCCTCGTGGCCGCAGCAGCCGTCGCGGGAGGGGCCGGCGTGAGCATGCCGAGCGCTCACGCCAGCGGCACCGACGCGTTCTACAGCTACGACGGCAGCGCGCCGTTGTCGTCGTACGCACCGGGAACCGTGCTCAAGACGCGGACCCTCCCCTACCACGTGGCGGGCATTCCCACCCCCGTCAAGGCCGTGCAACTGCTCTACCGCACCACGGACGCCCAGGGCCGCCCCGTCGCCAACGTGACCTCCGTGCTCGAGCCCAACGTCACCGCGAACCCGGACAAGGTCGTGTCCTACCAGTCGTTCTATGACTCGCTCAACCCCGAGGACTCGCCCTCGCGCTCCATCGCGGGCGACGTCTCCCTGGGGGGCGCGATCAACGACGCCGAGGCGCTCTTCATAGCCCCGGAGCTGCTCCAGGGGTACCCGGTGATCGTGGCCGACACCCAGGGCCAGAAGGCCGACTTCGCGGCCGGCCCCGAGTACGGCACCAACACCCTGGACTCCATCCGGGCGGTCACGGCCTCCTCGGCGACCGGTGTCTCCCCGTCGGCCGAGGTCGGGCTGCTGGGCTACTCCGGCGGCGCGATCGCCACCAACTGGGCGGCGGCGCTCGCACCCAGCTACGCCCCCGACGTCAACAAGAACCTCATCGGCGCCACCGAGGGCGGCCTGCTGGTCGACCCGGCGCACAACCTCGGATACGTCAGCGGCAGCTCCATCTGGGCCGGCATCGCCCCGATGGCCCTGATCGGCGTCGCCCGGGCGTACAACCTGAACCTGCAGCCCTACCTCAGTGCCTACGGCGCCTCGCTCTTCACGAAGCTGCAGAACGCGTCGATCGCGAACGTGCTCGGGCAGTACCCCGGCCTCACCTACCGGCAGCTGGTCAAGCCGCAGTACGCCGACCCGAACTCGATCCCCGCGTTCGTCACCGCGGTCAACAAGCTCAACCTGGGCTCGCGGCCCACGCCGACCGTCCCGCTGTCGATCTCGCAGGGCGAGGGCGGCTGGGCCGAAGGCACCTCCGGTGACAAGCCCGGGATCGGCAAGGGCGACGGCGTGATGATCGCCGGCGACGTGCGCACCCTCGCGCGCCAGTACTGCTCGACCGGCAACAGCTCGGTGCAGTGGACGCCGTACCCCCTGACCAGCCACATCCCGACGGCGGCGCTCTGGGCACCGACCGCGCTGGCGTGGCTGGATGCCCGGTTCGCCGGACTGAAGGCTCCGAGCAGCTGCGGTTCGATCCCCACCGGCAACCCGCTCACCCCGCAGGCCCCGACCGCGGGTTGA
- a CDS encoding isochorismate synthase: MTSLVAAGPLGIPDLVVRTTRIPDPGDLARLIPDGVPSGDVVSWIRSGDGLVGWGRAAQIDTSGTQRFRDAADWWQEVTTSAICRSEVDLPGAGLVAFGSFAFAPDSPSGGSLIVPSTVVGRRGGIAWVTRISDRLEPNPAPDVAPAPIGPGAARFADGALSGEQWTQAVAHAVRGILAGEVDKVVMARDVIAQTEAPIDPRWLIGRLAARYANTWSFAVDGLIGATPEMLVRREKGLVTSRVLAGTIQRTGDDTHDLALAGSLARSSKDLEEHEYAVRSVADALRPHCSSMNVPESPFVLHLPNVMHLATDVVGVLADYTTSLTLAESLHPSAAVCGTPTDAAAAVIASLEHLDRGRYAGPVGWLDASGDGEWGIALRSGQLDPDDPTRMRLYAGCGIVAGSEPDAELAESESKLLPMREALAD, encoded by the coding sequence GTGACGTCGCTCGTGGCCGCTGGACCCCTCGGCATTCCCGACCTGGTGGTCCGCACCACCCGCATCCCTGACCCCGGTGACCTGGCCCGCCTGATCCCCGACGGCGTGCCGTCCGGCGATGTCGTGAGCTGGATCCGCAGTGGAGACGGGCTGGTCGGCTGGGGCCGCGCCGCGCAGATCGACACCAGCGGGACGCAGCGCTTCCGGGACGCGGCCGACTGGTGGCAGGAGGTCACCACCAGTGCGATCTGCCGCTCCGAGGTCGACCTGCCCGGAGCGGGCCTGGTGGCGTTCGGGTCGTTCGCCTTCGCACCCGACTCCCCGTCCGGCGGGTCGCTCATCGTGCCCTCGACCGTGGTCGGACGGCGCGGCGGCATCGCGTGGGTCACCCGGATCAGCGACCGTCTCGAACCCAACCCGGCACCCGACGTGGCCCCCGCACCGATCGGACCGGGTGCGGCCCGGTTCGCCGACGGCGCCCTGAGCGGCGAGCAGTGGACGCAGGCGGTCGCGCACGCCGTACGCGGGATTCTCGCCGGCGAGGTCGACAAGGTCGTGATGGCCCGCGACGTCATCGCGCAGACCGAGGCGCCGATCGACCCGCGGTGGCTGATCGGCCGGCTGGCGGCCCGCTACGCGAACACCTGGAGCTTCGCCGTCGACGGTCTCATCGGCGCCACCCCGGAGATGCTCGTACGCCGCGAGAAGGGCCTGGTCACCTCACGGGTCCTGGCCGGCACCATCCAGCGCACCGGTGACGACACGCACGACCTGGCGCTCGCCGGCTCGCTCGCGCGCTCCTCGAAGGACCTCGAGGAGCACGAGTACGCCGTGCGGTCGGTCGCCGACGCCCTACGCCCGCACTGCTCCTCGATGAACGTGCCCGAGTCGCCGTTCGTGCTGCACCTGCCCAACGTCATGCACCTGGCGACCGACGTGGTCGGGGTGCTGGCGGACTACACCACCTCGCTCACGCTGGCCGAGTCGCTGCACCCGTCGGCCGCGGTCTGCGGCACACCCACCGACGCCGCCGCGGCGGTGATCGCTTCGCTGGAGCACCTCGACCGCGGCCGCTACGCCGGCCCGGTCGGATGGCTCGACGCGAGCGGCGACGGCGAGTGGGGCATCGCCCTGCGCAGCGGACAGCTCGACCCGGACGATCCCACCCGGATGCGGCTCTACGCGGGCTGCGGGATCGTGGCGGGCTCCGAGCCGGACGCCGAGTTGGCCGAGTCCGAATCCAAGCTGCTGCCGATGCGCGAGGCTCTCGCGGACTGA
- a CDS encoding glutathione peroxidase, whose amino-acid sequence MTTLHDFTADTLAGQEQPLSLYDGKVALVVNTASKCGFTPQFEGLETLWRRFGSEGLVVLGFPCNQFNSQDPGDAAQIGEFCQANYGVSFPMFDKIEVNGDGAHPLYQWLRKQKGGLLGSRIKWNFTKFLVGRDGQVIKRYGPTTKPADIASDIEAALAAPA is encoded by the coding sequence ATGACCACACTGCACGACTTCACCGCCGACACCCTCGCCGGTCAGGAGCAGCCCCTGTCGCTCTACGACGGCAAGGTGGCGCTGGTGGTCAACACCGCGAGCAAGTGCGGTTTCACACCGCAGTTCGAGGGACTGGAGACGCTGTGGCGGCGGTTCGGCAGCGAGGGTCTGGTCGTGCTGGGATTCCCGTGCAACCAGTTCAACTCCCAGGATCCCGGTGACGCTGCGCAGATCGGCGAGTTCTGCCAGGCCAACTACGGCGTGAGCTTCCCGATGTTCGACAAGATCGAGGTCAACGGCGACGGCGCGCACCCGCTCTACCAGTGGCTGCGCAAGCAGAAGGGCGGCCTGCTCGGCAGCCGCATCAAGTGGAACTTCACCAAGTTCCTGGTGGGTCGCGACGGCCAGGTCATCAAGCGCTACGGCCCCACCACCAAGCCCGCCGACATCGCCTCGGACATCGAAGCGGCGCTGGCCGCCCCCGCCTGA